The region CGCGCTTTTGCAATTTGGCAGCACGGGACAATGCAGGTAAGGCCGCAGGCACATCGTCCAGCAGGGAAAGTTGCTCCGGCGCGTCGGATTTCTCCGCACGCTCCTCGGCCTTGATCTGCTCCCAGCGCGCCTTGACCTGCTCTTCGCTCAACTGCGGGATATCCAGCGGCGCATACAGATCCCCGGTGGGGAACACATGAGGGTGGCGGCGGATGAGCTTGCGGGTAATGCTGTCGATCACCCCGGCAAATTCAAAGCGCCCGTCTTCCCGCGCCAGTTGGCTGTAATACACCACCTGAAACAACAGGTCACCCAACTCGCCTTGCAGGTGATCAAAGTCGCCACGCTCGATGGCGTCGGCGACTTCATAGGCTTCTTCCAGGGTGTGCGGAACGATGGTCGCGTAGGTTTGCTTGATGTCCCACGGGCACCCGTATTTGGGGTCGCGCAGACGGTTCATCAGGTGCAGCAGGTCTTCAAGTGAATACATCAGTCAATCTCTGCCCATTGTCTGGAACCGCTGAAGATCTAATGTGGGAGCTGGCTTGCCTGCGATAGCCTCGACTCGGTCTATCAGACAGACCGAGTCGCCTGCATCGCGGGCAAGCCCGGCTCCCACAGAAAGCAGTCCACAGATATTTTCAGACCGCATCAAGGTGTGCGATTACGCCGCGTCTCGATGATGTTCGGCAACTGGGAAATCCGCCCCAGCAACCGCCCCAACGCATCCAGCCCCGGGATCTCGATCGTCAGGGACATCAACGCCGTGTTGTCCTCTTTGTTCGAGCGGGTGTTGACCGCCAGCACGTTGATCCGCTCGTTGAGCAGCACTTGCGACACATCACGCAGCAACCCGGAACGGTCGTAGGCGCGAATGATGATGTCCACCGGGTAGGTGAGCACCGGCACCGGGCCCCAGCTGACCTGGATGATCCGCTCCGGCTCGCGCCCGCCCAGTTGCAGCACCGAGGCGCAATCCTGGCGGTGAATGCTCACGCCACGGCCCTGGGTGATGTAACCGACGATGGCGTCGCCCGGCAACGGCTGGCAACAACCAGCCATT is a window of Pseudomonas antarctica DNA encoding:
- the mazG gene encoding nucleoside triphosphate pyrophosphohydrolase — encoded protein: MYSLEDLLHLMNRLRDPKYGCPWDIKQTYATIVPHTLEEAYEVADAIERGDFDHLQGELGDLLFQVVYYSQLAREDGRFEFAGVIDSITRKLIRRHPHVFPTGDLYAPLDIPQLSEEQVKARWEQIKAEERAEKSDAPEQLSLLDDVPAALPALSRAAKLQKRASQVGFDWPAALPVVDNVREELDEVLEAMADNDSVAIADEVGDLLFAAVNLARHLKVDPETALRGANAKFERRFRFIEQALRDTHQSIEDCTLEALDALWGEAKRQEKNLSSCG